One stretch of Candidatus Glassbacteria bacterium DNA includes these proteins:
- the mutL gene encoding DNA mismatch repair endonuclease MutL — protein MAPTIKLLDENTKNLIAAGEVIERPASVVKELVENALDAGAGRITVECEGAGSGMIRVIDDGLGMSDEDAELAFRRHATSKITSAADLENISTMGFRGEALPSIASVSRFELETRRSEDDAATLIVVEGGRTVEKSATSRAPGTTVTVRNLFFNVPARRKFLKTDQTELRHITRTLTALAVAQIGVGIKLFHEGREIISANPADSVAERVDELFGPRAKGGYLPVMFERGGAVVGGLIAPPDSVGSRAEQYMFINRRPFSDRKLIHAVKQGYASTIADNGRPSFFLFLTLDPSEIDINVHPQKLEVRFRDGGLVFSMVYRAVQQGLRQDGATPSFSSPQAGKLISSGFGRPRDLQRRVAAFQRSETQTSFLMPLARPGQPAEKPENQPAFPAAGSGSGEQQTAPALDGQGQETVPALPSVWQLHNSYILVQTRGGCLIIDQHAAHERIIYEQLISQLAERKVSSQRLLFPVTFQLAPEERVAAEQFAPLLEQAGFDLEQFSGNTVAVRSVPSIRNLGRVEDYFRDLLRDLSEEGSGSTGTRHQALARSLACRAAIKAGTELSPAEMSDLIDRLFATDLPYADVHGRNTIVELELDEINRRFGRS, from the coding sequence ATGGCCCCAACGATTAAACTGCTGGATGAAAACACCAAGAACCTGATCGCAGCCGGCGAGGTGATCGAACGGCCCGCATCGGTGGTCAAGGAACTGGTGGAAAACGCTCTGGACGCGGGTGCGGGACGGATCACGGTTGAATGCGAGGGCGCGGGCAGCGGGATGATCCGGGTAATCGACGACGGCCTGGGGATGAGCGACGAGGACGCCGAGCTGGCATTCCGCCGTCACGCCACCAGTAAAATCACCAGCGCCGCGGACCTCGAAAATATCTCGACCATGGGATTCAGGGGCGAGGCCCTGCCCAGTATCGCTTCGGTGAGCAGGTTCGAACTCGAAACCCGCCGCAGCGAGGACGACGCCGCCACGCTGATCGTGGTCGAGGGCGGACGGACTGTCGAAAAATCCGCGACCTCGCGCGCGCCGGGCACCACGGTCACGGTGCGCAACCTGTTTTTCAATGTCCCGGCCCGCCGCAAGTTTCTCAAGACGGATCAAACCGAGCTTCGCCATATCACCCGCACACTGACCGCCCTGGCTGTCGCCCAGATCGGGGTGGGGATCAAGCTGTTTCACGAGGGCCGCGAGATAATCTCGGCCAACCCGGCGGATTCGGTGGCCGAGCGGGTCGATGAACTGTTCGGTCCGCGCGCAAAGGGCGGCTACCTGCCTGTGATGTTCGAGCGGGGCGGGGCAGTGGTGGGGGGGCTGATCGCCCCGCCGGATTCGGTGGGAAGCCGCGCCGAGCAGTACATGTTCATCAACAGACGGCCGTTCAGCGACCGCAAGCTGATCCACGCTGTCAAGCAGGGCTACGCCAGCACGATTGCCGATAACGGCCGGCCTTCGTTTTTTCTGTTCCTGACTCTCGACCCCTCCGAAATCGATATCAATGTCCACCCGCAGAAACTCGAGGTCCGTTTCCGCGACGGGGGCCTGGTGTTCAGCATGGTCTACCGGGCGGTCCAGCAGGGGTTGCGTCAGGACGGCGCGACCCCGTCGTTTTCCTCCCCCCAGGCCGGCAAACTGATCAGCTCCGGATTCGGTCGGCCCAGGGACTTGCAGCGCCGGGTGGCCGCTTTTCAGCGGAGCGAAACCCAGACCTCGTTCCTGATGCCCCTGGCCCGGCCCGGGCAGCCGGCGGAGAAGCCTGAGAATCAACCGGCTTTCCCCGCTGCCGGATCCGGCAGTGGGGAACAGCAGACAGCTCCGGCGCTGGACGGACAGGGCCAGGAAACGGTCCCGGCGCTGCCATCGGTCTGGCAGCTGCACAACAGCTACATTTTAGTCCAGACCCGCGGGGGCTGCCTGATTATCGACCAGCACGCCGCCCACGAGCGGATAATCTACGAGCAGTTGATCAGCCAGCTGGCCGAGCGCAAGGTCAGCAGCCAGCGTCTGCTGTTCCCGGTCACTTTTCAGCTGGCGCCCGAGGAGCGCGTGGCTGCCGAGCAGTTCGCCCCGCTGCTCGAGCAGGCCGGGTTCGATCTGGAGCAGTTCAGCGGTAACACGGTGGCCGTGCGCAGCGTGCCCTCGATCAGGAACCTGGGCCGGGTCGAGGACTATTTTCGCGACCTGCTGCGCGATCTCTCCGAGGAGGGGAGCGGCTCCACCGGTACCCGTCACCAGGCCCTGGCCCGCTCGCTGGCCTGCCGCGCGGCGATCAAGGCCGGAACCGAATTGAGCCCGGCGGAGATGAGCGACCTGATCGACAGGCTGTTTGCCACCGATCTGCCCTATGCCGATGTCCACGGGCGCAATACGATAGTCGAGCTTGAACTGGACGAGATCAACAGGAGGTTCGGCAGATCCTGA
- the miaA gene encoding tRNA (adenosine(37)-N6)-dimethylallyltransferase MiaA — protein sequence MLKPLLVVAGPTASGKTGLAVELARRLDGEIVSADSRQIYRRLDIGTAKPTAGEQSMAAHHLLDIIDVSESFSAGLFAAAAREAIKRIRGTGKTPIVCGGTGFYIEALCSPMFEEPEVDPARKKQVRAELARDAETLGRAEIHRRLEAVDPQSAARLHPNDLQRVSRALEVYCLTGRTLSELHGEAQTKPDFAPYMILLDPPLDEHDRRIAERTGAMFDAGWEVEVRDLLAGCVPEDAPGFESLGYAEIISLVRGRTGRDEAAANIVRSTCRYARRQRTWFNTREAALRDDPRKLSIGDIESGWRKYQHKQGEGTG from the coding sequence ATCCTGAAACCGCTGCTTGTTGTCGCAGGCCCCACGGCCTCGGGCAAAACCGGACTGGCTGTCGAACTGGCGCGGAGGCTGGATGGCGAGATAGTCAGCGCCGACAGCCGTCAGATTTACCGCCGGCTGGATATCGGCACGGCCAAGCCCACGGCCGGCGAGCAGTCGATGGCGGCTCATCACCTGCTCGACATAATCGATGTCTCCGAAAGCTTCAGCGCGGGCCTGTTCGCTGCGGCGGCCAGAGAAGCGATTAAGCGTATTCGTGGAACGGGCAAAACACCGATTGTCTGCGGGGGCACCGGGTTCTATATCGAGGCGCTATGCAGCCCGATGTTTGAGGAGCCGGAGGTTGACCCCGCAAGGAAAAAGCAGGTGCGGGCCGAGCTGGCCCGTGATGCCGAAACCCTGGGACGCGCCGAAATTCACCGCCGGCTGGAAGCTGTCGATCCGCAAAGCGCCGCTCGTCTGCACCCGAATGATCTGCAGCGGGTCAGCCGGGCGCTGGAGGTCTACTGTCTCACCGGCCGCACGCTGAGCGAGCTGCACGGCGAGGCGCAAACCAAGCCGGATTTCGCGCCGTATATGATCCTGCTCGATCCGCCGCTGGACGAGCACGACCGCCGGATAGCCGAACGGACTGGCGCGATGTTCGACGCGGGCTGGGAAGTGGAAGTCCGGGATTTGCTGGCGGGCTGTGTGCCGGAGGATGCTCCCGGTTTCGAGAGCCTGGGCTACGCTGAAATAATATCGCTGGTGCGGGGCAGGACAGGCCGGGACGAGGCGGCGGCGAATATCGTCCGCAGCACCTGCCGCTACGCGCGCCGTCAGCGGACCTGGTTCAACACTCGCGAGGCGGCCTTACGTGATGACCCCCGCAAGCTGAGTATCGGTGATATCGAATCGGGTTGGCGGAAATATCAACACAAACAAGGGGAGGGGACCGGCTGA
- the bshA gene encoding N-acetyl-alpha-D-glucosaminyl L-malate synthase BshA, giving the protein MKIGITCYPTYGGSGVLATELGKKLADQGHEIHFISYALPYRLKGFYRNVYFHEVQVSSYPLFEYQPYTLSLAVKMYDVIREFELDLLHVHYAIPHATSAWIASEMLGDDHPVKILTTLHGTDITLVGQEESFKSITRFSIERSDGVTVVSRYLHDQTIQALQVGSPIEIIPNFVDTEVFKRRGRSDCSRDMLSPDGSKVIIHISNMRPVKCLPDVIRVFANVSREIKARLVMVGDGPERAAAHRLAEELGVGERVVFLGAQESIASLLNCADLALQPSSNESFGLSILEALSTGVPVISTRCGGPEEVVLDGECGYLSAVGDVDEMSANALKLLSNDDLYESFSRVARQHVVEHFTIQKITAKYLNFYRSILCGRQEAGREG; this is encoded by the coding sequence CTGAAAATCGGTATCACCTGCTACCCGACATACGGGGGCAGTGGTGTACTGGCTACCGAGCTGGGCAAGAAACTGGCCGATCAGGGACATGAAATCCATTTCATCTCCTACGCGCTGCCTTACAGGCTCAAGGGTTTTTACCGGAATGTCTATTTCCACGAGGTCCAGGTTTCCAGCTATCCGCTCTTCGAGTACCAGCCCTACACCCTGTCGCTGGCGGTGAAAATGTACGATGTAATCCGCGAGTTCGAGTTGGATCTCCTGCACGTGCACTACGCGATCCCTCACGCCACCAGCGCCTGGATTGCCAGCGAGATGCTGGGAGACGACCACCCGGTGAAAATCCTGACCACTCTCCACGGCACGGATATCACGCTGGTGGGCCAGGAGGAGAGTTTCAAATCGATCACGAGGTTCAGTATCGAGCGTTCCGACGGGGTGACGGTAGTCAGCCGCTACCTTCACGACCAGACTATCCAGGCGCTCCAGGTCGGCAGTCCGATCGAGATTATCCCCAACTTTGTCGATACCGAGGTGTTCAAACGCAGGGGAAGGAGCGACTGCAGCCGCGACATGCTGTCGCCCGACGGTTCGAAGGTGATTATCCATATCAGCAACATGCGCCCGGTCAAGTGCCTGCCGGATGTGATCCGGGTGTTCGCCAACGTGAGCCGCGAGATCAAGGCGCGGCTGGTAATGGTGGGCGACGGTCCGGAGCGCGCCGCGGCCCACCGTCTGGCGGAGGAGCTGGGGGTCGGGGAGCGGGTGGTGTTCCTGGGGGCGCAGGAATCGATAGCCAGCCTGCTCAACTGCGCCGATCTCGCCCTCCAGCCGTCGTCCAACGAGAGTTTCGGCCTCTCGATCCTGGAGGCTTTGTCCACCGGTGTGCCGGTGATCAGCACCCGCTGCGGCGGACCGGAAGAAGTTGTGCTCGATGGCGAATGCGGATATCTTTCGGCCGTGGGCGATGTGGATGAAATGAGCGCCAATGCGCTAAAACTGTTGAGCAACGACGACCTTTACGAATCGTTCAGCCGGGTGGCCCGTCAGCACGTAGTCGAACATTTCACGATCCAGAAAATTACCGCGAAATATCTGAATTTCTACCGGTCGATTTTATGCGGCCGGCAGGAAGCTGGCAGGGAAGGCTGA